The uncultured Campylobacter sp. genome includes the window CCTTAATGCATAAATTTCCGCGCCTGAACCGCACCTGCACGCTCGTGCTTTTGTGCGTGATCTGCTTCGGCGTGGGCGTGAATATGGAGGCGATCGTCAAATGGGGGCCATGGATGGACTTCGTCTCGATCTACATCATCCCGATCGGCGCGGTCATCGGCGCGGTTTCGTGGTTTTGGGTGATTAAAAAAGATGAAATTTTAGATGAAGTAAATTCGGGCGCATCCAAGCGGTACGGCGCGTTTTGGTACAACACGGGGCGCTTTTTATACGTACCACTGGCGATGTTACTTTGCATAATCGCGCTAAGCATACATATTTCGTTTTGAGTTAAATTTTATCATCGAAGCATGAGATTAAAATTTAATCTGTAGTGAATCAAAGGATCGATTGTATGAGCGATTTAGAAAACGAAAATTCGCCAAAGCCCAAATTGCGCGAATGGGATTCGAGACCTACGAAAATCCACGAAAAATCCAAGCTTTCTAAATTTGCAGAATATTCGATGCCTATTTATACGCTTATATCTTTATCGGTGTTTTTTATACCGATAAAAGTTTTAGATAAAAGCGAAGCCTGCGCTAGTTTCGTTAAATTTATGAAAGGAATTTTTCCGAATATCGAAGCCTTTGAAGCTATTAGCGCAATGCCCCAGGTTACGGCTTTTTACGTAAGTTTTATGTGGATTTGGGTAATTGTTTGCTCGGCTTTGATGATTTATCTTAGTTTTTACAATATGCCAAATATCTATGATTTAAAAGTTTTTCCAAAAGGAATGCTATTATATTTACGTTTTTCTTAGGATATCTGGGAACTACGTATTATTATCTAGGCGAAATGGCTACCGGAGAAATAAGCTTCGGACTAAAAAGCTTTAACCTATATTTTGCCTCGAAAATTAAGATGTATTTTTGGATTACATTTTTCTCTCTATGGTTTATTGCCGGTTGCGGCGTTGGTTCTTGGGGTTTGATCTTTACAATCTGTGGTTTTAAAAATTTGAAAAAATATTAATCAAAAGATTTGAAGAATGGGATACCTTATAAGCGATAGGCTGATCGATATCTGGCTCATTTTGTTTTTCGGCGGCTTTGGCTTTGTATGCTATATAAACGGCGTATGCGGGATCGGCAAAGACTATATGCAGCGCAATAAAATAGATTTCGTGCGCTGGACCGAGGCACATTTTGCGCTCCAACACGCCGTTTGATTCGAACGAGCCGCTAGAATTAAAATTTAAAGAGCCCAAAAGTAAGCACATAATCTACAATTTCTTCGAGCTCATCATCCACTATGCGATAATCGGGCCGTTTTTAGTGATCTATGCGTGGATTTTTCTATTTTGCGCGGGGCTAGCCATTAAAATTTTATCTCAAATTTAAAATTTGCGATGCGGATGCAGAACGGGCATTGCATAGACGCCGTTTTCGTTGCAGAATTTCAAATTTTACGCTGCATCTCTTACCAAGCATACACCGCTTCCGCGTCTTAAAAGTAAAATTTCAAAATTTTATCGCCGAATCCACGGCTTGTGGAATTTATGCCGTGATTTCCGTTTCTATCAGGGCGGGAAGGGGCCCCAATTGCGATGTCACATTTCTTGCGGGTGCCGCCTCCGCAGCACTGCATTGCTCTGCTCGCCCGCAAACCCTGCCCAACCCCCTACAACGCTATATGGGCGAGCCGCGCTCGCGTTAAATTCTTTCTATTGCAGCTACGCCGCATGAAATTCTTTAGAGGTAAATTTTATCGTATTTGAAATTTTAAAATTCCATCCGTAGCCGCCAAGCCAATTTATCCGCCGATAAATCGTCAAACCGCCGACCGACCGCAAAACCGAAACGGCTTGCGGCGATGGAATTTAAGCAATGCGAGCTCAAATTTCATCCACAGCGCGGCTTCTCCGCGGCGCGTTCATTTTGGCAGTAGTGCGACCGCAGCCGCACTCTATTAAAATTCTATTCGGAGCCGCCCTCGCCTTGTTTAAATTCTATCGCACAAATTTTGCCGAGTCCTAAGGCAGAGGACGAACCGCCTCTACTTTGTTTAAATTCCGCCGCACCGACCGACCGATCGCCGACCAGCCGCAGGATCGGTTACCGGCTCAGTTGTAGGACCGATCGCGCAAAACCGAAGCAGCTCGCCAGAGCAAACGATCTAGCAAAACCGACGAGAACGGCCGCAGACAAACTTGTCGTCAAACCAAGGGACCGCCGAAGCACCAGATCGGTCGTCGGTTTGGTTTCAAAACCGCTTGGTACGCCAAATCGGCAGGCCGATTAACAATCCAAGCCGTAAATCCCCGACCGATTGCAATCCGAGTGGGCTGATCCGCAAATGAGTAGACGGACTAACGAGTTAGACGATATAGCCGCAAATTGCCGACTAATTGCGAGCTGAGCGAGCCGAGCCGCTAAACCGCTCGGTCACAGACCGGCCTCCAAGCCGCCCCGCCACAGGCTAGTCCTGAACCTATCCAAGCCGTAAGCATAACCCAAAGCCGCCCGGTCGTAAGCCGATCCCAAAGCCGCCCAGCAAGCGGGCTAGCCTCGGAATCGCTCAAGCCGCAAGCCGATCCCGAAACTGCTCGGTCGCAAGCTAAACTAGAAGCCGCCCAATAAGCGGGCTAGTCCCGAAACCGCCGCTTACTCTACGTAAATTTTATACTCGCCGTAGCCGCGCGCGTCCATCTCCTCAAGCGGTATAAATTCCAAGCTCGCGCCGTTGATGCAGTATCTCATACCGCCCTTATCTCTCGGTCCGTCCTCAAAGACGTGTCCTAAATGGCTGCCTCCTACGCGGCTGGAGACCTCGACGCGCTGCATACCGTGGCTGTCGTCTCGCGCATAGGCGATCGCATCGGTCGTTATCGGCTTTGAAAAGCTCGGCCAGCCGGTGCCGGAGTTGTATTTGTCGGTAGAGGAAAAGAGCGGCTTTTTCGACACGATGTCGATGTAGATGCCCTTTTTATAATTCTTGTCGTATTCGCTCGAAAACGGTCGCTCGGTATCTTTTTCCTGCGTGACGCTGTATTGCAGGTCGCTCAGAGTTCTTTTAAGCTCCTCTTTGCTCTGCGCTTTGAAGGCTTTGTCATCGTAAAGCGGCTTTTTAGCGAGGCGCAGATCGATATGGCAGTAGCCGCCCGGGTTTTTGTCTAGATAGTCTTGGTGGTAATCCTCCGCCTTAACGTAGTTTTTAAGCGGCATAACCTCGACCGCTATCTTTTCATCATATTTACTCTGCTTAAAGGCTACGAATTTACGCGCCGTCTCGCCGCTCGCCTCGTCGGTGTAGTAGATCCCCGTGCGATACTGGCGACCGCGGTCGTTGCCTTGCTTATCGATAGAGAACGGATCGATAATGCGGAAATAATGCGCCAAAATTTCAGGCTCGCTGATGACGTTGGCGTCGTATTTTAAGTGTAGCGTCTCGGCATGATCGCTGCTATGTAAGCCCTCGTAGCTTGCTTTATCGCTCTTGCCGTTGGCGTAGCCCACCTGCGTCGCGACTATACCGTCGAGCTGTTTGTAATAAGCCTCCATGCCCCAGAAGCAGCCGCCTGCTAGATAAATTTCTTTTACGTTTGCGTTCACGCCGCCTCCTTTAACTTTAAAATTTGCGTCCGCCGAGCTACCGCCGCCTGCGGCATTAAGCGCGACTAAATAACCTGCCGCCAA containing:
- the msrB gene encoding peptide-methionine (R)-S-oxide reductase MsrB yields the protein MKISKVLICLFVLAAGYLVALNAAGGGSSADANFKVKGGGVNANVKEIYLAGGCFWGMEAYYKQLDGIVATQVGYANGKSDKASYEGLHSSDHAETLHLKYDANVISEPEILAHYFRIIDPFSIDKQGNDRGRQYRTGIYYTDEASGETARKFVAFKQSKYDEKIAVEVMPLKNYVKAEDYHQDYLDKNPGGYCHIDLRLAKKPLYDDKAFKAQSKEELKRTLSDLQYSVTQEKDTERPFSSEYDKNYKKGIYIDIVSKKPLFSSTDKYNSGTGWPSFSKPITTDAIAYARDDSHGMQRVEVSSRVGGSHLGHVFEDGPRDKGGMRYCINGASLEFIPLEEMDARGYGEYKIYVE